DNA sequence from the Acipenser ruthenus chromosome 8, fAciRut3.2 maternal haplotype, whole genome shotgun sequence genome:
TGACAAGGTACATTGTTTTGTGAAAACACAGTCCTGGACAAAAGAAACAATTATAATGTTCCTGTATAATGGGGTAATAAcgtttttcaaaacattttgttatGTCTCATTGTTATTACCATAGCGGTACATTTAGTCCagtctttattttcactttgatgtCCATTTAGTCTGCCACCacactgtacagctatgggcaaaagctttgcatcacctagaattttaggattgagacatcattaaaaaaacaaaaactatatgaacataatttacatcttttatttaacatcagtctaccggaagccttaatagtagtacagtacttttaatttgtgtcagtatatggaaaactgcaaagtggtatgtaagacaatatgttaacataacattattcagccagtttcatttgactttattaaacaaaattagttcattctatagggtgatgcaaaacctttggccatagctgtagattgaCTTCCTGTCCAGCAGATGTCAGAACCCTGACTTCTATGTACAACAAAGTGAGTGGTAAGTTTCAGGTGGGATCCCAATACCTACTGCACAGGGAGTGAAACTTTATACTGATTCGCCAGAGACAAAAAGAAAAGTGTGGGAAGCAATTTACAAACAATAATAGACTGGCAAGATATGTATTATGctaatgaaaagaaagaaaaaaaaaaaaatatatatatatatatatatatatatatatatatatatatattaagcccTGATTACTACCACTTAAAAATTCAAATgttaaaaagacacacacacacacacacaaaaacagtgtGTAAATCTTAATGAAAATCTGCAGTGCAATATAGAAGTTcagaagtttaaaataaaatgaaatgttacCCTCACTGGTACTCTCGCAGACTGGTCTACTGGTCTCCGCAGTGTTGAATGAAACAGATATCTGAACCTGAACACAGTATGTACTCCAGGGTTCCAGGTTTTCCAGGACTAAGAATGTTTGCTCACTTCTAATGGTCTTGACCTGAATTAAATAGAATATTCAGTAATAATTCTGCATGTTCGAATCACAAATGGAAATACAGCCACATATCAACCTGAGAGATTGAAGGTTTTTTCCCAGTTTCAGAAAGCTGAAATCGGGATTGATTCAGCTTGGGATTGTTGACATACTGTCTCAAATCGTGATGACAAATTACAGTATCACATATACACAGCAcaaatcatatacagtatatgcaaaaaaaGACACCTACAGCAGGCAGTTCTCAGAAATCCTGCTACGATGTCAACACAAAATGTGCTgcctgtaagtgtaaaaagtaatGAAAAAGAATGGACTGGACGGGCTAGCACTGCGTCTAAAATACAGAGTAACTATGAGGGACACAAACATagagaacattttttaattaaaaaaaaaaaaagatttattgtaGGAAATCCGTGTGCTGACTGACACACTCACGggtgctttttactgcatataatttGTTATATTCTAATATTTTTCCCAAAAATGCcatttgttgttttctttaaaagaatagatatatagaaatgtttttatatatatatagaaaattgaAAGGTCAACATATTACTTTTTTGTCTATATGCCATACAAGGCAAAAACGTGTATTCTTTTTTGCcaattatttgtgtttgtgtgtatcgAAAAATAAATGAGGTACGTCTTTCCAAAAGTGCACAAAACCATTCAATGTACAGTCATATTTTTCAGACCAAAAATACTGGTTAAGAACacgtattttaatatgtattggtCACTGAATCATGACCTTTGAACACATTAAATGACCCAATCGTAATACATTTTTGGTAATTtactttacactttttaaataatgaatggtgagaaaatggaaaacaaaatccatctgttaattatttttaaagcctttccTTAGTCCTACCTTAAAACACTCCTTAAAGTTTTATGGAACATGTCCAATATCTCAAAGAGGAAATGAAGGAATAAAAAATATGATGGGAAGGAagctcacctcctcccttgacgtGTTTTTCCAGTAACTAACCAAATATGAAACGTGAACAAAAGTGTTACGTAAAgtcatgtctttcattttcatcgGCGGATCTGAAATGTTGATATCCAGAAACCCAGATCTGGATTTTAACTTCACATCCGAGGGAGGCCCGATACGTGCTACAGaggaaaagaaacacaaataaccAATCATGTAATAGTAACATTATTTAGTATCATGTACAAGTTTATTTGTCAAGTTTGGTGATGAGAGTCTTTGCAATTGCGGCCAGAGGGCCTCAGCTAGCTCAGTTTAGACCTCTGGGCTGCCGTGTATAAAGCAGCGGAACTGCTGGTTGCTACATAATAGATCACTTTGTGATTGTGGGTTTGGAATGTGAACAACGGTTAAACAGACACAAGCCCGAGACCAACATATATTCTACATTGGCAACAAAAGCAGTCAAAAGATGCAAATACGATTTGTCACTACCAGAGAGGTTTAGGTGAAACGTGTGATCTACAGTCAGAGCTGGATGAGAATGAAAACATGATTAATTTTAGCACAGgggttggataaaaaaaaatagaagcagTTGCTGATTCATCAGGTAGGACTGCACTGACCGTGTTTAAATCATTCAAAAGGGGTACAGGACTACTGTAATTTATTCAAGGAAACTGTCGTCAATGTGAAACCTTTTAGATTAGTAAAATATTGTAATGTAGTAGAGTGTGCACCTGCCGAGCGAGTCGTGGCAATCCTTGTTTTGCAAAAGGGAGCttttttaatattacagaaaATACGTGCATTTGCTAAACAAACTAATCTGTCATGTAAGTGGCAGGCAATATCACAAAATTAGGCTGCACTTGTATTCTTTACTTCATTCTAAATGATAAAATGGTAAATGAACATACTGTCTTGGTCTGGTGTAAAAGTCTTCACATAAACCCACTGGGATGCATTGCCCTGCTGAACAGACTTCACACGGAAGTGGAATATGCCAAAAGCAGAGATGTTTCCAGTGAAATCACATTTTGTGTCTCTGATATTTTGACACACTTCGATGTAATGGTTTTCATTGTATGctctgttaaataaaacacaaacagtaaTTATCATCACATTCTCTtgacatatatacagtgcctataggaagtattcaccccttggatgttttcacagtttgttgtgttacaacctgaaatcttgatgcatttaaataggcttttttttcctttgatttacacaacctactcaacactttcaatgtgtgaaaaaatgggggggtgaaaaaacaaatcaattaaaaataaaaacctgaaaagtcttcattagataagtattcaccccctttgctatgacactcctaaataagctcaggtgcaaccaattacCTTCACAATTCACAcagtaagttaaatggagtccatctgtgtgcaattaaagtggttcgcatgatttcagattaaatacacctgtctctatAAGGTTCCACatttgggtagtgcattcaaagtaaagatactaccatgaagaccaaaacaactccaggataaagttgtggaaaggcacagatcaagtcgaccattaagaagtggaaggtatacggcaccacctaGAATCTGGTTaaagcaggccgtcctcccaaactgagcagccgggtaagaagggcattggtcagagaagccagcaagaggccaatgacaactctgaaagacctacaacattccatggctgagatggaagaaactgtccatatGTCAACAAttgctcaggtactccacaaagcTGGCATGTATGGAAGactggcaagaaggaagccatttctgaaaaaagcccatgtaaaattcctcttggaatttgcaaaaaggcatgtgggagactctgaaaagatgtggcaaaagattctgttgtctgatgaaacaaaaatgatttggcctaaatgcaaagcattatgtctggtgcaaacccaacacagcacatcacccaggtaacaccatccctactgtgaagcatggtggtggcagcatcatgctatggggatgcttttcatcggcagggactgggaagcttgtcagggtagcgggcaaaatggatggagctaaatacaggcaagtccttgaggaaaacctgcttcagtctgcaaaagacctaagactgggacggagattcacctttcagcaggccaatgaccccaagcacacagccaaagcaacactggagtggcttaaaaacaggAAAGtaaatgtcctagagtggcccagtcaaagcccagacttgaatccgattgagaatctgtggcaagacttgaagattgctgtccaccaacgatccccatccaacttgacagagcttgaacaattttgccaagaagaatgggcgaatattgcacgatccagatgtgcaaacctggtagagacttaccccaaaagactcacagctgtaattgctgccaaaggtggttctaccaagtatttactcaggggggtgaatacgtatctaaccaagacatttcagtttttttatatttttcattaactgttttacaataaaaattatcttgcctcttcaaagtgttgagtaggttgtgtaaatcaaaaggaaactaaatcccatttaaatgcatcaagatttcaggttgtaacacaacaaactgtgaaaatgtccaagaggggtgaatacttactataggcactgtaccaGTTAATTGTAACATAGAGTACTTAAAACCTAAACTTAACCAATCCTAggattaaattaaaatgatggTGATCCTATTCCTATAGcatcttttaaaaagtaccatatAACAAAAACTATAATAACTGTGTGAAATTATTTAATGCTACCAATAAATAAAATGCCAAAACCATCAGTTATCATATCACAACTGTTGTTTGTTATAAGTATATTAGCAACATAATATTAACTTAATTCAGGGGATTGAATAGTCCCATTTCAAACATTCCAGATACAAAAATGGCCACATTTTGCATTAACCTGGTTACAAATGATTTCAgaatacaaatacctttaaaaTATTACCAATTTGTGGTCTAGATTTTACCTACCGGTACTTATGAAATACAATTAGATATTCTTAATGTCGGTATCAGACCTGAAGCTTCATAGAATAAACATGCATTCATAACTTCAAATCTAGTCTGCACCAAGTTCCTATTTCTTTGTACAGAGGAAGCTGCATCTTCTTCACTGATTGTGAAGGTATTATTCACTAGTTCTCTTTAATTATCTTTCATAATATTAAGAAGAAATTCTCAGAAATTTATAGAGGAAATGGAGGATGAGTcactaactctctctctctctctctctatatatatatatatatatatatatatatatatatatatatatgctttaatTTGAGTCAAATTATTACTATTAATTGTCAACTGGTCTGCATTTTacttttcagacttttttttttttttttttatataatttagtcgtcgccaattatttttaccccggttttcacaccaatttagcatgcccaattattatctgtatccccggctctccgctcgcaacccccccgccgactcaggaaacggaggctgaaacacgcgtcctccgaaacgtgctccttccaagccgtcatttttcgcactgcagatccacagcaatgctaccagacctatagtgccggaggacaacacagatctggcggctccgctgcagagccacaggcgccctataagccacaggggtcgctgatgcgcggtgagccgtggattcccctgccgacctaagccctccctacccggaaagcgctcagccaattgtgcgccgccccctaggaactctcggtcacggtcagctgtgacatagcctggattcgaacctgcgatctccaggctatagggcacatcctgcgaggagcgcctttactggatgcgccactcgggagcccctacttTTCAGACATTTTAATATGTTATATAGTTACCACCACTGGCATAACTGTACAGTCGTTTTTGGATTATTTTTAAGCGATCCTATAGTCTTGGATTATCTTACACAAGTGTACTGTACCTTGCAAACTCTGCTGTGTAGGTGATATTGTCTTCAGAGGTGACAGGATCCCACTGAAGAACGGCACCCAAGTTCACTGAAGAAACTGTTACATGTTTTGGTTCCGGCACAGTTCCAAGCACTAAGCCTGCAAAATCCGAGAAACAGCGTGGCATGAGCATGTAGAGAGTTTATATACAGTGGAGGGGGGGTTCAGCTTCTTCAGTGAAATTGAGGTCTGTTTAGTAAGGGAGTGGAATGAATGAATGCCTTCCTTAACATAGAGTACATTACATCATTTCATTAAATAagccagtactgtattttgaaaatTCACAGCAAAATAGCTAATGAATAtattgtccagtggttaaagaaaagggcatgtaaccaggaagtccccggttcaaatcccacctcagccactgactcattgtgtgaccctgagcaagtcacttaacctccttgtgctagtCTTTTGGGTGCgaggtagttgtaagtgactctgcagctgatgcatagttcacacaccctagtctctgtaagtcgccttggataaaggtgtccgctaaataaacaaataataataataataataaatgtatcagtaaaacaaaaaactacagtaTGCTAACATGACCTAAAACTAGgtgttactgaaataaaaataaagtgtatttaaatatacccattattattcatatttttccAAAAAGTATAGATGAATGGGTTGTACAGTACCCACCTGTTATTAAGTAATATATTGGAATGATTATAATGAAATGTGTAAACCTGTCCATATGAA
Encoded proteins:
- the LOC117407286 gene encoding interleukin-10 receptor subunit beta-like isoform X1, whose protein sequence is MDTDFLSCLLTSIIIFPGLVLGTVPEPKHVTVSSVNLGAVLQWDPVTSEDNITYTAEFARAYNENHYIEVCQNIRDTKCDFTGNISAFGIFHFRVKSVQQGNASQWVYVKTFTPDQDTRIGPPSDVKLKSRSGFLDINISDPPMKMKDMTLRNTFVHVSYLVSYWKNTSREEVKTIRSEQTFLVLENLEPWSTYCVQVQISVSFNTAETSRPVCESTSEGKTPGWMIAVILICSLVAVAAVILFLFFVGFYTYKTVHFFFPSCKLPEHYKELLTITPNSFAFLDIQNNKELDEICDEISIVLEQPASPIEAMKTEQDSKETLEEQPLVEGEDDPELRKDIPHYGNLS
- the LOC117407286 gene encoding interleukin-10 receptor subunit beta-like isoform X2 gives rise to the protein MDTDFLSCLLTSIIIFPGLVLGTVPEPKHVTVSSVNLGAVLQWDPVTSEDNITYTAEFARAYNENHYIEVCQNIRDTKCDFTGNISAFGIFHFRVKSVQQGNASQWVYVKTFTPDQDTRIGPPSDVKLKSRSGFLDINISDPPMKMKDMTLRNTFVHVSYLVSYWKNTSREEVKTIRSEQTFLVLENLEPWSTYCVQVQISVSFNTAETSRPVCESTSKTPGWMIAVILICSLVAVAAVILFLFFVGFYTYKTVHFFFPSCKLPEHYKELLTITPNSFAFLDIQNNKELDEICDEISIVLEQPASPIEAMKTEQDSKETLEEQPLVEGEDDPELRKDIPHYGNLS